A portion of the Pseudarthrobacter defluvii genome contains these proteins:
- a CDS encoding IclR family transcriptional regulator yields the protein MVSTMTPAKTPDSNGNGSGTNGGPDAKGASVVVNAIAVLRTFTADEPLLGVTEIANRVGMHKSSVSRILATFEQENLVERDPETKRFRLGLGLIAVAGPLLAEMEERRVAYPVLRQLTEQTGETSALMLWNGDEAICVEQIASHHQIKHTTPLGARYRDAMSASVQVFLSTLPAERVRELLRSGTITFPGMDDDGLAAYETRLRDVEQRGWAGNYGESSMDEVGVAAPVRDHRGDVVAAVLIPAPRFRVSKEQFESLGEACVAAAAKVTTRLGGRPAN from the coding sequence ATGGTATCCACCATGACTCCTGCAAAGACCCCCGACAGCAACGGCAACGGAAGCGGCACCAACGGCGGGCCGGACGCGAAGGGCGCCTCCGTCGTCGTCAATGCCATCGCCGTCCTGCGCACCTTCACCGCGGATGAGCCGCTGCTGGGTGTCACGGAGATTGCCAACCGGGTGGGCATGCACAAAAGCAGCGTGTCCCGGATCCTGGCCACGTTCGAGCAGGAAAACCTGGTGGAGCGGGACCCGGAGACCAAGCGCTTCCGGCTGGGCCTGGGGCTCATCGCCGTCGCCGGACCGCTGCTGGCGGAAATGGAGGAACGCCGCGTTGCCTACCCGGTCCTGCGGCAATTGACCGAGCAGACCGGCGAGACCAGCGCCCTCATGCTGTGGAACGGGGATGAGGCCATCTGCGTGGAGCAGATCGCAAGCCACCACCAGATCAAGCACACCACGCCGCTGGGCGCCCGCTACCGGGACGCCATGAGCGCCTCCGTCCAGGTCTTCCTGTCCACCCTTCCGGCCGAGCGGGTGCGGGAGCTGCTGAGGAGCGGCACCATCACCTTCCCGGGAATGGACGACGACGGCCTGGCGGCTTACGAAACAAGGCTCCGGGACGTGGAGCAGCGGGGATGGGCGGGAAACTACGGCGAATCGTCCATGGACGAGGTGGGCGTGGCCGCGCCCGTCCGCGACCACCGCGGTGACGTGGTGGCCGCCGTCCTCATTCCCGCGCCCCGGTTCAGGGTGTCCAAGGAGCAGTTCGAGAGCCTGGGCGAGGCCTGCGTTGCGGCGGCCGCCAAGGTGACCACGCGCCTGGGCGGCAGGCCGGCAAACTGA
- a CDS encoding aminopeptidase P family protein, which yields MTITADNASSIAELERLKVLHIGSKGKLTFSDAEFERRLGGLRKIMAAKDLDAVILTSYHGIKYYSDFLYTTFGRNYALVVTADDSVTVTANIDAGMPWRTSYGENIVYTDWRRDNFYFGLQEALRQRGVKANRIGVEDDFLPGLTREKIAAAFPGAQLLDVSQDAMRQRMIKSAEEIEVIKHGARIGDLGGEAIRNAIREGISEYEVALIGTEAMVHEIARTFPHREVRDTWVWFQSGINTDGAHNWATTRKLQQGDILSLNCFPMTSGYYTALERTLFLGQPDERSLELWNINVEVHKRGLELIKPGAVCKDIAAELNEIYISHGLLANRTFGYGHSFGVLSHYYGREAGLELREDIDTVLEPGMVVSMEPMITVADGLPGAGGYREHDILVIGEDNSVENITKFPFGPEHNIIEG from the coding sequence GTGACTATCACCGCTGACAACGCGTCCTCCATCGCCGAACTCGAGCGCCTCAAGGTCCTGCACATCGGTTCCAAGGGCAAGCTCACGTTCTCCGACGCGGAGTTCGAGCGCCGCCTGGGCGGCCTGCGCAAGATCATGGCCGCCAAGGACCTGGACGCCGTCATCCTCACCAGCTACCACGGCATCAAGTACTACTCCGACTTCCTGTACACCACGTTTGGCCGCAACTACGCCCTCGTCGTCACCGCAGACGACTCGGTCACCGTCACCGCCAACATCGACGCCGGCATGCCGTGGCGCACGTCCTACGGCGAGAACATCGTCTACACCGACTGGCGCCGCGACAACTTCTACTTCGGCCTGCAGGAGGCCCTGCGCCAGCGCGGCGTCAAAGCCAACCGGATCGGCGTCGAGGATGACTTCCTCCCCGGCCTGACCCGCGAGAAGATCGCCGCCGCCTTCCCGGGCGCCCAGCTGCTGGATGTTTCCCAGGACGCCATGCGCCAGCGCATGATCAAGTCCGCCGAGGAAATCGAGGTCATCAAGCACGGCGCCCGCATCGGCGACCTCGGCGGCGAAGCCATCCGCAACGCCATCCGCGAAGGCATCAGCGAGTACGAGGTTGCCCTGATCGGCACCGAAGCCATGGTGCACGAGATCGCCCGCACGTTCCCGCACCGCGAGGTCCGCGACACTTGGGTGTGGTTCCAGTCCGGCATCAACACCGACGGCGCCCACAACTGGGCCACCACCCGCAAGCTGCAGCAGGGCGACATCCTCTCGCTCAACTGCTTCCCCATGACCTCCGGCTACTACACCGCACTGGAGCGCACCCTCTTCCTGGGCCAGCCGGACGAGCGGTCGCTGGAGCTGTGGAACATCAACGTGGAGGTCCACAAGCGCGGCCTGGAACTCATCAAGCCCGGCGCCGTCTGCAAGGACATCGCTGCCGAACTCAATGAGATCTACATCAGCCACGGCCTGCTGGCCAACCGCACCTTCGGCTACGGCCACTCCTTCGGCGTCCTCAGCCACTACTACGGCCGCGAAGCCGGCCTGGAGCTGCGCGAGGACATCGACACCGTCCTGGAACCCGGCATGGTGGTCTCCATGGAGCCCATGATCACAGTGGCGGACGGCCTGCCCGGCGCCGGCGGCTACCGCGAGCACGACATCCTGGTCATCGGCGAGGACAACTCTGTCGAGAACATCACCAAGTTCCCGTTTGGTCCCGAGCACAACATCATCGAGGGATAA